The Bacteroidia bacterium genome includes a region encoding these proteins:
- a CDS encoding 2-dehydro-3-deoxygalactonokinase produces the protein MSCDWGTSSFRLRLVETETAEILYEIHSNEGIKSSFAKFSSEIGKYDEIEKMYKRFLMDKIRLLERKSGATLMHVPIIFSGMASSSIGIRELPYGELPFRFDRVSLPYEWMQAEEFFPYNILLISGLKKEGDVMRGEETQLIGLSKVRDINNSLILMPGTHSKHMLIGTNELLDFKTYMTGEFFELISRHSILSHSIELPEDHHDYLAFRHGVKEGAEGNLLNRLFRVRTNSLFEKLNKKANYYYLSGLIIGSELKEVEALRPERIFLCGEGVIKKLYKEALSKLGYADQLEIVDGDGLNLSVQGHLQILYHLQ, from the coding sequence ATGAGTTGCGACTGGGGTACTTCTTCCTTTCGCCTACGCCTTGTCGAGACAGAAACAGCTGAAATCCTGTACGAAATCCATTCTAATGAGGGGATTAAGAGCAGTTTTGCCAAATTCTCATCTGAAATCGGAAAGTACGATGAGATCGAAAAGATGTATAAACGCTTTCTGATGGATAAAATCAGGCTTTTGGAGCGAAAATCCGGAGCTACCCTGATGCATGTCCCAATTATTTTCTCTGGTATGGCCAGTTCGTCCATAGGCATACGCGAACTTCCCTATGGAGAACTTCCTTTTCGATTTGATCGGGTGAGCTTACCCTATGAATGGATGCAGGCTGAAGAATTTTTCCCCTATAATATTTTGTTAATATCTGGCTTGAAAAAAGAAGGGGATGTCATGCGAGGAGAGGAAACACAACTCATCGGCCTTTCAAAAGTCAGAGATATCAATAATAGCCTTATCCTGATGCCTGGAACCCATTCCAAGCATATGTTAATCGGCACAAATGAACTGCTGGATTTCAAAACTTATATGACCGGTGAGTTTTTCGAACTTATCAGTAGGCATTCTATTCTGAGCCACTCGATCGAACTTCCGGAGGATCATCATGATTACCTGGCTTTTAGACATGGAGTAAAAGAAGGGGCTGAAGGAAATCTACTGAATCGTTTGTTCCGTGTACGGACCAATAGCTTATTTGAAAAATTAAATAAGAAAGCAAATTACTATTATTTGAGTGGACTGATTATTGGCTCCGAACTAAAAGAAGTCGAGGCTTTGCGGCCAGAACGAATCTTTTTGTGTGGAGAGGGAGTGATTAAAAAATTATATAAAGAGGCCCTTTCCAAGCTGGGATATGCCGATCAGCTAGAGATCGTAGATGGAGATGGATTGAACCTTAGTGTTCAGGGGCACTTGCAAATTTTGTATCACTTGCAATGA